The genomic segment GCGCAAGGAAAATTTTCTGCTTGCGGCCATCGTCACAGGTTCGTCAATCATTATTATTGTTCTTGCTTTTCTCCTGAAAAAGCGGATCACGGCACTTTTGCACCGGCATCATCAGTCAGAGGAAAAAGACAAATATCCTGATCTTCCCCGGGCGATTCACCGAAAATGATCAAAGAGGGTATCTCAAAAGTCAGCTTTATGACAATGATATACCCTCTCTTTAAATGTGGCTCTGTTTATCTGTCTGTTATTTTCGCCAGGTGTTTGACTTTCGGCGGGCGCACCTTTATCCTTCAAGCCTTCACGTCCGTCCCCTCGCTTGCGCGGCCAAAAATGAGTGCTTCTTAAGATAAAAAAGGAGTAGGGCACCGAAAAACCTCAGTTTTTCAGTGCCCTGCTCTTTGTGTCCTTCTTTAAAGCTTTTCAATTTCTCCAAGAATGATCTTATTGACCATCTTCGGATTGGCCTTGCCACGGGACTGTTTCATCACCTGACCGACGAGAAAGCCGAGTGCACGATCCTTGCCGTTTTTATAATCAATCATGGATTGTTGATTGGCTGCAAGGATCGGGTCAATCAATTCGTGAAGCGCCTTTTCATCAGAAATCTGAACAAGCCCTTTGGCTTTAACGATTTCTTCCGGATCGCCGCCTTTTGTAATCAACGTTTTAAAAACTTTCTTGGCAATCTTGCTGGAGATTGTCCCTTTCTCAATCAGTTTAACCAGTTTGGCCAGATCTTCCGGCTTCATCGGCACCTGATCGATCGTGATATATTTACTGTTCAGGTAAGCTGAAACGTCACCCATCAGCCAGTTGGCGACAAGTTTCGGATCAGCGCCTTCATCGATCGCACGCTCAAAGAAGTCAGACATCGTTTTCGCCTGAGTCAGAACCATCGCATCGTATTCAGGAAGTCCAAGTTCTTCAATATAGCGTTTCCGACGGGCATCCGGCAGCTCAGGGATCTCATCCTGAATCCGTTTGATCCATGCATCATCAATTTTCAGCTTGATAATGTCCGGTTCCGGGAAGTAACGGTAATCGTCCGAGCCTTCCTTGCCACGCATCAGCGTCGTTGTCTTCGTGGCATCGTTATAGCGGCGGGTTTCCTGTTCCACTTTACCGCCGGAAAGCAGGATTTTCTCCTGACGCCGTTCTTCATAGGAGAGTCCTTTTTCTACAAAGGCAAAGGAGTTGATGTTCTTCAGCTCTGTTTTCGTACCGAACGTGGTCTGACCGTACGGACGGATGGAGAGGTTGGCATCACAGCGCAGCGATCCTTCCTCCATCTTCACATCGGAGACGCCAATATACTGCATAATGGCCTTCAGCTGATCAAGATAAGCATAAGCTTCCTGCGGCGAACGCATATCTGCTTCAGATACAATCTCGATCAGCGGTGTACCGACACGGTTGAAATCGACAAGCGAGCCGGAGCCGTCTTCCAGGTGACTCAGTTTCCCGGCGTCTTCCTCCAGATGGAGGCGGTGCACGCCGATCTTTTTCGGCTTTCCATCGACTTCAATTTCGATATAGCCGTTTCTGCCGATCGGCTGGTCGAATTGGGAAATCTGATAGGCCTTCGGATTGTCCGGATAGAAGTAATTCTTCCGATCGAATTTGGTCTCGCGGGAGATGTCGCAGTTTAAGGCGAGTGCCGCTTTAATGGCATAGTCTACGGCCTCTC from the Sporolactobacillus sp. Y61 genome contains:
- the gatB gene encoding Asp-tRNA(Asn)/Glu-tRNA(Gln) amidotransferase subunit GatB produces the protein MSSNFETIIGLEVHVELKTKTKAFCGCANEFGAPPNTHTCPICLGHPGVLPILNREAVDYAIKAALALNCDISRETKFDRKNYFYPDNPKAYQISQFDQPIGRNGYIEIEVDGKPKKIGVHRLHLEEDAGKLSHLEDGSGSLVDFNRVGTPLIEIVSEADMRSPQEAYAYLDQLKAIMQYIGVSDVKMEEGSLRCDANLSIRPYGQTTFGTKTELKNINSFAFVEKGLSYEERRQEKILLSGGKVEQETRRYNDATKTTTLMRGKEGSDDYRYFPEPDIIKLKIDDAWIKRIQDEIPELPDARRKRYIEELGLPEYDAMVLTQAKTMSDFFERAIDEGADPKLVANWLMGDVSAYLNSKYITIDQVPMKPEDLAKLVKLIEKGTISSKIAKKVFKTLITKGGDPEEIVKAKGLVQISDEKALHELIDPILAANQQSMIDYKNGKDRALGFLVGQVMKQSRGKANPKMVNKIILGEIEKL